From a region of the Fischerella sp. JS2 genome:
- a CDS encoding four helix bundle protein, producing MVTKRFQDLQVYQLSESFSDEIWKIINDWKPLPKDTIGKQIIKAADSIDANIAERRKRKLSR from the coding sequence ATGGTAACAAAGCGTTTTCAAGATTTACAGGTTTATCAATTATCAGAAAGTTTCTCTGATGAAATTTGGAAAATAATTAATGATTGGAAACCGTTACCCAAAGATACTATAGGTAAACAGATAATAAAAGCAGCAGATAGTATTGATGCGAATATAGCAGAGCGTAGGAAGAGGAAGTTATCAAGATAA
- a CDS encoding spermidine/putrescine ABC transporter substrate-binding protein, which yields MTTRRLFLKNIVLLSSLSLTSCGWRLAEVRANSNNKGSRDQLNIYTWTQYVDQELFKTFNAETGIKVFTDVYDSNEVMLNKLQAGGGGTYSVIYPSDYMVQKMVEKGLLLELNHQRLTALDNLFPRFQNPSYDPTNRYSIPFNWGTTGLIYNSEIIKNPPEDWEYLWQNKQQLNKKITLLNDVREVMGAVLKMLGYSYNSKNETEIKQAYEKLQALKGAIAAFDTDAWRNQILAGDLLLSMCYSSDAVKITQENPKFKYVVPKSGSSLWTDTIVIPTTASNIDGAYAWLNFIFQPEIAAQISRRLWVTTSSRAAFELLPKKIKNDPNVFPPESILEKCERITPLGEIEEVYDRYWTELTSG from the coding sequence ATGACTACCAGACGACTATTTTTAAAAAATATAGTATTACTTTCTAGTTTATCTTTAACTAGTTGTGGTTGGAGATTAGCTGAAGTACGGGCTAATTCTAACAATAAAGGTTCCCGCGATCAGTTGAATATCTATACTTGGACACAGTATGTAGATCAAGAATTATTTAAAACCTTCAATGCTGAAACTGGCATCAAAGTGTTTACAGATGTGTATGATTCTAACGAAGTCATGCTTAATAAATTACAAGCAGGCGGTGGCGGAACTTATAGTGTGATTTACCCTTCTGATTATATGGTGCAAAAAATGGTAGAGAAGGGTTTATTACTTGAACTAAATCATCAACGTTTAACTGCTTTAGATAATTTATTTCCGCGCTTTCAAAATCCTAGTTATGACCCCACTAATCGCTATAGTATTCCATTTAATTGGGGAACAACAGGTTTAATTTACAATTCCGAAATTATCAAAAATCCACCTGAAGACTGGGAATATCTTTGGCAAAATAAACAACAACTTAACAAGAAAATCACTTTGTTAAATGATGTAAGAGAAGTGATGGGAGCAGTGTTGAAAATGCTGGGCTATTCCTATAATTCTAAAAACGAAACCGAAATCAAACAAGCTTATGAAAAATTGCAAGCCCTCAAAGGTGCGATCGCAGCCTTTGACACAGATGCTTGGCGCAATCAAATTTTAGCAGGAGATTTATTATTATCAATGTGTTATTCATCAGATGCGGTGAAAATCACTCAAGAAAATCCTAAATTTAAATATGTAGTTCCCAAAAGTGGTTCTTCACTCTGGACAGATACAATAGTAATTCCCACAACAGCCTCAAATATAGACGGGGCTTATGCTTGGCTCAATTTTATCTTTCAACCAGAAATAGCAGCGCAAATTAGCCGACGTCTTTGGGTGACGACATCAAGTCGCGCAGCTTTTGAACTATTACCGAAGAAAATAAAGAATGATCCAAATGTATTTCCTCCAGAGTCGATACTAGAGAAGTGTGAACGCATCACACCTTTAGGAGAAATTGAAGAAGTATATGATCGTTATTGGACTGAATTAACAAGTGGATAA
- a CDS encoding ABC transporter permease yields the protein MSTQISSSQINPTGRIPTVLKWRPKLTWLEPFALLVPAGTWLLLLLVLPTLLILELSLVPGIRPGDLVIPSGFDNYIRLFDPLYLRVIRRSLSFAVGTTVICLVLGFPVAYWIAQIAPKRWRNLLLIAFVLPLWTSSLLRTYAWIAILRPTGLLNTILNCVSLPALNLLNRSPAVLIGMSYSLLPYMVLILYASLEKLDKRFLEAAADLGANPIQAFWQVTVPQTLTGIAAASFLVFITALGDFINPELLGGASSSTAARLVYNQFLGATQNWGFGSALSMVLILVVSLAIALLIKFGDITPKR from the coding sequence GTGTCTACTCAAATTTCTTCTTCTCAAATAAATCCTACAGGCAGAATTCCCACAGTTCTTAAATGGCGTCCAAAGTTAACCTGGTTAGAACCTTTTGCATTACTTGTACCCGCCGGAACTTGGTTGCTGCTGCTGCTAGTTTTGCCAACTCTGCTAATTTTAGAACTAAGTTTAGTACCTGGAATTCGACCAGGAGATTTAGTCATTCCTAGTGGTTTTGATAACTATATTCGGCTTTTTGATCCACTGTATCTGCGAGTGATTAGGCGATCGCTATCTTTTGCTGTTGGTACTACAGTGATATGTTTAGTCTTAGGCTTTCCTGTCGCTTATTGGATAGCACAAATAGCACCAAAGCGCTGGCGAAATTTGCTCTTAATCGCTTTTGTTTTACCGTTGTGGACTTCCTCTTTACTCCGCACCTATGCTTGGATTGCAATTTTACGTCCCACTGGTTTACTAAACACAATCTTAAATTGTGTAAGCTTGCCAGCTTTAAATTTGCTCAACCGCAGTCCTGCTGTATTAATTGGTATGAGTTATAGTTTGCTGCCCTACATGGTTTTGATTTTATATGCATCCCTAGAAAAATTAGACAAACGCTTTTTAGAAGCTGCTGCTGACTTGGGTGCAAATCCTATACAAGCTTTCTGGCAAGTCACCGTACCTCAAACTCTCACTGGCATAGCAGCAGCTTCTTTCTTAGTATTCATTACTGCTTTAGGAGATTTTATCAACCCAGAATTACTTGGTGGTGCTTCTAGTAGTACAGCAGCAAGGTTAGTTTATAACCAATTCCTCGGCGCTACCCAAAATTGGGGATTTGGTTCAGCGTTGAGTATGGTGTTAATTTTGGTAGTTAGTCTGGCGATCGCACTGTTGATTAAATTTGGTGACATTACACCCAAGAGGTGA
- a CDS encoding pentapeptide repeat-containing protein — protein sequence MATPIVRRSNDQSSSSQSSQPGKPKTQPLAARRVAAWATEMTLLVISGLVPFSLGVYLNTRTDLNRVPLNPVLIVTEREIARPLALPVSYGTRNVAWPTNFLWTVAILAPLTLSAWQLLLLAKTGSTLPKRWFGVRVVNSQGKPPGLGAVLLREGIGRWTLSLSVAYMLWRNSPTFPNLGVFTFLSGLIMLLEARGLPLRQRRALHDIIAGTYTIDANQPFTPSQLQDKKQTQWTEAADEDAAIASVVITPSETTQPPAHPWEWLQRNPSITLLAIALLSMAGVLTTLVGTQVYIQTQQNRRVLEQRNSQLFLALVKQLSPNSGVSNEERRRAILAMGTLNDPQATKYLVELLAKETDPSQLETIQQALTNIGLSAIPDLKRMNQSLADDLESTTNPSLERELRQKRLQSNQQAINKIIALSSAKVNDLDLSRTQLFQNGAADRPIFSLALDKVDLSGINFKGANLSFASLRGSSFRGVGEDRRWDTFDDWIADLSGAQFKQADLRDTNLSRVLMVRTDFSRANLKGSNLTNARLVNANLSSAQLMGADVRGAVLENASLTGADLSEAIFNDADLYAARLGRVIAIGTQLPFANLSKTDWQAADLSGANLQRADLSNANLSATSLTNANLRSANLTGVNFRNADLSLADLRGANLTEADFQGAILFPAKQDPADQFVQTPSTGSQSAVVKGVDFSQAKNLDTKQLAYICTQGGIHPRCP from the coding sequence ATGGCAACCCCAATTGTGAGGAGAAGTAATGATCAATCTAGTTCTAGTCAGTCTAGTCAACCGGGAAAACCCAAAACACAGCCTCTAGCTGCAAGGCGTGTAGCTGCTTGGGCAACGGAAATGACGCTACTAGTGATCAGTGGCTTAGTTCCTTTTAGTCTTGGTGTATATCTTAACACTAGAACAGATCTGAACCGAGTACCATTAAATCCTGTATTGATTGTAACAGAAAGAGAAATCGCTCGTCCCCTGGCTCTGCCTGTGAGCTACGGCACTCGTAATGTTGCATGGCCAACAAATTTTTTGTGGACAGTAGCTATACTAGCGCCTCTGACACTTTCTGCTTGGCAATTGCTTCTACTAGCGAAAACAGGTAGCACCCTGCCAAAACGCTGGTTTGGTGTTCGGGTTGTCAACTCTCAAGGCAAACCTCCTGGTTTAGGGGCTGTTTTACTGCGAGAAGGTATTGGGCGTTGGACATTGAGTTTGTCTGTAGCTTATATGCTCTGGCGTAACAGCCCAACTTTTCCTAACTTAGGTGTATTCACTTTCCTCTCTGGTTTAATAATGCTCTTAGAAGCGAGGGGCTTACCATTACGACAAAGGCGCGCACTGCATGACATTATTGCAGGTACTTACACCATAGACGCGAATCAACCGTTTACACCTTCGCAGCTACAGGATAAAAAACAGACTCAGTGGACAGAAGCAGCAGACGAAGACGCAGCGATTGCTTCGGTTGTGATTACACCATCAGAAACAACTCAACCACCTGCTCATCCGTGGGAATGGTTGCAGCGTAATCCAAGTATAACCCTGCTAGCGATCGCACTGTTGAGTATGGCTGGTGTATTGACAACACTGGTAGGTACTCAAGTATACATCCAAACGCAGCAGAATCGCAGAGTGTTAGAGCAGCGCAATAGCCAACTGTTCCTGGCTCTGGTCAAACAATTGAGTCCTAACTCCGGCGTCAGCAATGAAGAGCGTCGTAGGGCGATTCTGGCAATGGGTACTCTCAATGACCCACAAGCGACCAAATATCTTGTAGAACTGTTGGCTAAAGAAACTGACCCCAGTCAACTCGAAACAATACAGCAGGCTCTGACAAATATTGGTCTGTCAGCTATCCCTGATTTAAAACGCATGAATCAGTCCTTAGCTGATGATTTGGAATCAACAACTAACCCATCTCTAGAGCGGGAATTGCGACAGAAGCGCTTACAGAGTAATCAGCAGGCGATCAATAAGATTATTGCACTTAGCAGCGCTAAAGTTAATGACCTCGACCTCAGCCGCACTCAATTATTCCAAAACGGTGCAGCAGACCGCCCCATATTTAGCTTGGCACTAGATAAAGTTGATTTATCAGGAATTAATTTCAAAGGAGCAAATCTATCCTTTGCTAGTTTAAGGGGTAGTAGCTTCCGAGGAGTAGGTGAGGATAGACGCTGGGATACTTTCGATGATTGGATTGCAGACTTAAGCGGCGCTCAGTTCAAACAAGCCGATCTGCGCGATACAAATCTCAGCCGTGTCTTGATGGTGCGTACAGATTTCAGCCGCGCTAACCTCAAAGGATCAAACTTAACTAACGCACGTTTAGTTAATGCCAACTTGAGCAGCGCCCAGTTAATGGGAGCCGATGTACGTGGTGCTGTTTTGGAAAATGCTAGTCTCACCGGGGCAGATTTGAGCGAAGCTATATTTAACGACGCTGATTTATATGCTGCTCGCTTAGGTCGTGTCATTGCGATCGGTACACAATTACCCTTTGCCAACTTAAGTAAAACCGACTGGCAAGCAGCAGATTTATCAGGAGCAAATTTGCAGCGTGCGGATCTGAGCAATGCCAATCTCAGCGCAACTAGCTTAACAAATGCTAATTTGCGCTCTGCTAACCTGACGGGTGTTAACTTCCGCAATGCCGATTTGAGTCTTGCAGATTTACGCGGAGCAAATCTCACAGAAGCTGATTTTCAAGGTGCTATTCTCTTCCCTGCTAAACAAGATCCAGCCGATCAATTTGTGCAAACTCCGTCAACAGGTTCACAATCTGCCGTAGTCAAAGGAGTGGATTTTAGCCAAGCAAAAAATTTAGATACCAAGCAATTGGCTTACATTTGTACTCAAGGTGGTATTCATCCGCGTTGTCCGTGA
- a CDS encoding S1C family serine protease — translation MFRNLGWVSNDNFAPDNSRSPQNNPKTDEQLLDAYSQAVINVVEKVSPTVVNIDVKKWLTGRSRSYQPLTQEVRGNGSGFIFTQDGYILTNSHVIHGASKIQVTLSDGRSYDAEMIGDDPDTDLAVIRIYAPNLVAARFGDSQALKVGQLAIAIGHPYGFQTTVTTGVISALGRSFQSRSGKLIENIIQTDAALNPGNSGGPLVTSHAEVIGINTAIVMAAQGICFAVPINTAKMVIPTLMRYGQVRRGYIGIGGQNVQISRRIMLFNELAVDTGIFVMHVEPNSPAKKAGLLQGDVIVGFNNSPLRGIEDLQKFLTPERVAVRSQLTILRNNRKLVIDIVPEESTRG, via the coding sequence ATGTTCAGAAATTTGGGATGGGTATCAAACGATAATTTTGCTCCCGATAATTCGCGATCGCCACAAAACAATCCAAAAACTGATGAACAACTTCTTGATGCTTATTCCCAAGCTGTCATCAATGTAGTGGAAAAAGTTAGTCCTACGGTTGTGAATATTGATGTGAAAAAATGGCTAACGGGACGTAGCCGCAGTTATCAACCTTTGACTCAAGAAGTACGTGGTAATGGTTCTGGATTTATCTTCACTCAAGATGGCTACATTCTCACTAACAGTCATGTCATACACGGTGCATCGAAAATTCAGGTAACACTGTCTGATGGTCGCAGTTACGATGCGGAAATGATTGGGGATGATCCTGACACAGATTTGGCTGTGATTAGAATTTATGCGCCAAATTTAGTAGCTGCACGTTTTGGTGATTCTCAAGCATTGAAAGTTGGCCAGTTAGCGATCGCGATCGGTCATCCCTATGGTTTCCAGACTACAGTTACAACTGGAGTGATCAGCGCATTAGGACGTTCTTTCCAATCGCGGTCTGGGAAGCTGATTGAAAATATTATCCAAACTGATGCTGCTTTAAACCCTGGTAATTCAGGCGGGCCGTTAGTTACGTCCCACGCTGAAGTGATTGGTATAAATACTGCTATTGTGATGGCAGCACAAGGGATTTGTTTTGCCGTACCCATTAACACAGCTAAAATGGTCATCCCAACTTTAATGAGGTATGGTCAAGTTCGACGTGGTTACATTGGTATTGGTGGACAAAATGTGCAAATTTCCCGCCGGATCATGTTATTTAATGAATTGGCTGTGGACACTGGCATTTTCGTTATGCACGTTGAACCAAACAGTCCAGCTAAGAAAGCTGGTTTGCTGCAAGGGGATGTGATTGTTGGTTTTAATAATTCACCACTGCGTGGCATTGAAGACTTACAGAAATTTTTAACACCAGAACGTGTGGCAGTGCGATCGCAACTGACTATTTTGCGTAACAATCGCAAGTTAGTAATAGATATCGTTCCAGAAGAATCAACTAGAGGCTAA
- a CDS encoding ABC transporter ATP-binding protein, producing the protein MQNQDEITAFESLDVELHNVFKFFNQEPAVHGIDLDVRQGEFFSILGPSGCGKTTTLRLIAGFERADAGKILIQGQSVSNIPPYRRPVNTVFQSYALFNHLNVWDNIAFGLRLKKLPKAEIEIRVKEALKLVKMEGLRSRFPSQISGGQQQRVALARALVNRPAVLLLDEPLGALDLKLRKQMQVELANLHKELGLTFIMVTHDQEEALSLSDRIAVMNHGKIEQVGTPSEIYENPRTAFVADFIGDTNLFAGEITEVNTSTVEVVTKTGLKIIVSRFVDTPAELLQAVVVSVRPEKIQLSLYKPSVQANCFEGRLVSVMYLGTHVNYVVELKQDVCITVMQPNTFGSLPNPDIPIYAWWTENDCLVICQ; encoded by the coding sequence ATGCAAAATCAAGATGAAATAACGGCTTTTGAGTCCCTTGATGTTGAACTACATAACGTTTTTAAGTTTTTTAACCAAGAGCCAGCAGTACATGGAATAGACTTGGATGTCAGACAGGGTGAATTCTTTAGTATTCTCGGCCCATCTGGTTGTGGCAAGACAACCACGCTACGTTTAATAGCAGGGTTTGAAAGAGCTGATGCTGGTAAGATTTTGATCCAGGGTCAGTCTGTGAGTAACATTCCTCCCTATCGCCGACCAGTCAATACTGTATTTCAAAGTTACGCTTTGTTTAACCACTTGAATGTATGGGATAACATCGCCTTTGGATTACGGTTAAAAAAATTACCTAAAGCTGAAATCGAAATAAGAGTTAAAGAAGCTTTAAAACTAGTGAAAATGGAAGGCTTGCGATCGCGCTTTCCCAGTCAAATTTCTGGTGGTCAACAACAACGTGTAGCATTGGCGCGGGCATTAGTTAATCGTCCAGCAGTTTTGCTGTTGGATGAACCTTTAGGGGCCTTAGATTTAAAACTGCGTAAACAAATGCAAGTAGAACTAGCGAATCTACACAAAGAACTGGGTTTGACTTTTATTATGGTTACACATGATCAAGAAGAAGCCCTATCTTTGAGCGATCGCATTGCTGTGATGAATCATGGCAAAATAGAGCAAGTTGGGACACCCAGCGAAATTTACGAAAATCCCCGGACAGCATTTGTTGCTGATTTTATTGGTGATACGAATTTATTTGCAGGTGAAATTACAGAAGTAAACACATCCACTGTAGAAGTAGTAACAAAAACAGGATTAAAAATAATAGTCTCTCGCTTTGTCGATACACCTGCTGAATTATTACAAGCAGTAGTAGTAAGCGTGCGTCCCGAAAAAATTCAGCTTTCACTTTATAAACCAAGCGTCCAAGCTAATTGTTTTGAAGGGCGATTAGTGAGCGTTATGTATTTAGGAACTCATGTAAATTATGTTGTTGAATTAAAACAAGATGTGTGTATCACCGTCATGCAACCTAACACTTTTGGCAGCTTACCAAATCCTGATATACCCATCTACGCTTGGTGGACAGAAAATGATTGTTTAGTAATTTGTCAATAG